The following proteins are co-located in the Streptococcus anginosus genome:
- a CDS encoding UDP-N-acetylglucosamine--N-acetylmuramyl-(pentapeptide) pyrophosphoryl-undecaprenol N-acetylglucosamine transferase yields the protein MKKIVFTGGGTVGHVTLNLLLIPKFLEAGWQVHYIGDKHGIEYQEIQKSGLDITFHSIATGKLRRYFSWQNMLDVFKVAWGILQSLGIMLKVRPQALFSKGGFVSVPPVIAARLAGIPVYVHESDLSIGLANKIAYKCATKMYSTFEQAHALTKIEHVGAVTKVGEKITAPNEQIQRIQQHFDKNLPTLLFVGGSAGAKVFNDLVTENKIELTQHYNVINLSGDAHLDELSNHLYRIAYVTDLYQPLMNLADVVITRGGSNTIFELLAMAKLHVIVPLGREASRGDQIENADYFVKKGYAKKLDEGQLNFENLQKVIAEMLERKEMYERTMKQSQEIKSLDEFYNLLTNDIDKGRK from the coding sequence ATGAAAAAGATTGTATTTACAGGTGGAGGAACGGTTGGTCATGTGACTCTAAACCTTCTACTCATTCCAAAATTCCTAGAAGCAGGCTGGCAAGTTCACTATATTGGTGATAAGCATGGGATTGAATACCAAGAAATCCAGAAGTCAGGTTTGGATATCACTTTTCATTCTATAGCGACGGGGAAATTACGTCGTTACTTTTCTTGGCAAAATATGTTAGATGTATTCAAAGTGGCTTGGGGCATTTTGCAATCTTTAGGAATTATGTTAAAGGTTCGTCCGCAGGCTCTCTTTTCTAAAGGTGGCTTTGTATCGGTTCCTCCTGTCATTGCAGCTCGCTTAGCTGGGATTCCAGTTTATGTACATGAATCAGACCTCTCTATTGGTCTAGCAAATAAAATTGCTTACAAATGTGCGACAAAAATGTATTCTACTTTTGAACAAGCCCATGCGTTGACAAAAATTGAGCATGTGGGAGCTGTGACAAAAGTAGGAGAAAAAATTACTGCACCAAATGAGCAGATTCAAAGGATTCAGCAACATTTTGATAAAAATCTTCCGACCCTTCTGTTTGTTGGTGGATCAGCGGGAGCAAAGGTCTTTAATGATTTGGTAACGGAAAATAAAATAGAATTAACTCAGCACTACAATGTTATCAATTTATCAGGAGATGCTCATTTAGATGAATTATCCAATCATCTCTATCGGATTGCCTATGTAACAGATCTCTATCAACCGTTGATGAACTTAGCAGATGTCGTTATAACACGTGGCGGATCTAATACTATTTTTGAGTTATTGGCTATGGCAAAACTCCATGTGATTGTTCCTTTGGGACGAGAAGCAAGTCGTGGTGATCAGATTGAAAATGCAGATTATTTTGTAAAAAAAGGCTATGCTAAGAAGTTGGACGAGGGTCAACTAAACTTTGAAAATCTACAAAAAGTGATTGCCGAAATGCTTGAGCGGAAAGAAATGTATGAACGAACCATGAAACAGTCTCAAGAAATAAAATCGTTAGATGAATTTTATAACCTTTTAACAAATGACATAGATAAAGGAAGAAAATGA
- the ftsZ gene encoding cell division protein FtsZ translates to MTFSFDTAATQGAVIKVIGIGGGGGNAINRMIDEGVSGVEFIAANTDVQALSGSKAETVIQLGPKLTRGLGAGGQPEIGRKAAEESEETLTEALTGADMVFITAGMGGGSGTGAAPVIARIAKGLGALTVAVVTRPFGFEGSKRGNFAIEGINELREHVDTLLIISNNNLLEIVDKKTPLLEALSEADNVLRQGVQGITDLITSPGLINLDFADVKTVMANKGDALMGIGIGSGEERVIEAARKAIYSPLLETTIDGAEDVIINVTGGLDMTLIEAEEASEIVNQAAGHGVNIWLGTSIDDSMKDEIRVTVVATGVRQEKIDRVSGVRPVAQQNSYSTAVRGNRNSRGTQGYDRNFDLTENLELPKPSHQRAESPKVSAFGDWDLRRENIVRSTETNTTPAVERYEDTSSDDDELETPPFFKNR, encoded by the coding sequence ATGACATTTTCATTTGATACAGCTGCGACACAAGGAGCAGTAATTAAAGTTATTGGTATCGGTGGTGGTGGTGGCAATGCCATTAACCGCATGATTGATGAAGGAGTATCAGGCGTTGAATTTATCGCTGCCAATACAGATGTTCAAGCTCTTAGTGGTTCAAAAGCAGAAACAGTCATTCAGCTTGGTCCAAAGTTGACGCGTGGTCTTGGTGCTGGAGGACAGCCTGAAATCGGTCGTAAAGCGGCTGAAGAAAGCGAAGAAACATTGACAGAAGCTCTTACAGGAGCTGATATGGTCTTTATTACAGCTGGTATGGGCGGTGGCTCTGGTACAGGTGCTGCACCGGTTATTGCTCGTATTGCAAAAGGACTGGGAGCTTTAACAGTTGCAGTTGTCACTCGTCCATTTGGCTTTGAAGGAAGTAAGCGGGGGAACTTTGCAATTGAAGGCATCAATGAACTTCGTGAGCATGTAGATACGCTTCTCATCATTTCAAACAATAATTTGCTTGAAATCGTTGATAAGAAAACCCCTCTGCTTGAGGCTTTGAGCGAGGCAGACAATGTCCTTCGACAAGGTGTGCAAGGAATTACAGACTTGATTACAAGCCCAGGACTTATCAACCTTGACTTTGCTGATGTGAAAACAGTTATGGCAAATAAAGGCGATGCTCTTATGGGAATTGGTATTGGTAGTGGTGAAGAACGTGTTATTGAAGCTGCGCGTAAGGCTATCTATTCACCACTTCTTGAAACAACGATTGATGGAGCTGAAGATGTTATCATAAATGTTACAGGTGGGCTTGATATGACTTTGATTGAAGCAGAAGAAGCATCAGAAATTGTCAATCAGGCAGCTGGTCATGGTGTGAATATCTGGCTAGGAACATCTATTGATGATAGTATGAAAGATGAAATTCGTGTGACAGTTGTTGCAACAGGTGTTCGTCAAGAAAAAATTGATCGAGTAAGTGGTGTTCGCCCAGTTGCTCAACAAAATTCTTATTCAACTGCAGTTCGTGGAAATCGTAATTCTCGAGGAACTCAAGGCTACGATCGTAACTTTGACTTGACTGAAAATCTTGAATTACCAAAGCCAAGCCATCAACGAGCAGAAAGCCCAAAAGTTTCAGCATTTGGTGACTGGGATTTGCGTCGTGAAAATATTGTTCGTTCAACAGAAACGAATACTACACCAGCTGTAGAACGTTATGAAGATACTAGTTCTGATGACGATGAATTAGAAACACCACCATTCTTTAAAAACCGCTAA
- a CDS encoding cell division protein FtsQ/DivIB, giving the protein MTKKKQEDQKGQETEKLSEWQKRNKEYLEKKAQEEAEKEKELAEQKKQHLPNPEKLDAGEEDEKPEVTSDTQKAESEDLEKSTSTEFSEEEQDKPLDKTDLRKKKKAERKQAKQNEKETREKIAPRHVYRALPVLILSSVLLILAVYFISPYSKLKNIEVTGNKQLSKTEVLEASSIQKEDYTLTTYLSQKAHAKNIKQSNLWVEKAEIMYRFPITFKIKVAEYKVVAYDYSGEQYFPVLSSGEEIANPVTKSQLPKSYIRLDFSDKAMLKKFVRQLAGISDTIKSEIQTVQHTPSKATEDLLTLMMTDGNKIIVPLSEVAKKLPYYEKIKPQLTEASIVDMEAGIFSYRIS; this is encoded by the coding sequence ATGACAAAAAAGAAGCAAGAGGATCAGAAAGGACAAGAGACAGAAAAACTTTCTGAGTGGCAAAAAAGAAACAAGGAATATCTTGAAAAAAAAGCTCAAGAAGAAGCTGAAAAAGAGAAAGAACTGGCAGAGCAAAAAAAGCAGCATTTGCCAAATCCTGAGAAATTAGATGCAGGCGAGGAAGATGAAAAGCCAGAAGTAACATCTGATACTCAAAAAGCAGAATCAGAAGACTTGGAAAAATCCACTAGTACAGAGTTCTCTGAGGAAGAACAAGATAAGCCTCTTGATAAAACAGACTTGAGAAAAAAGAAGAAAGCAGAGCGCAAACAAGCCAAACAAAATGAAAAAGAGACTAGAGAAAAAATTGCTCCTCGTCATGTTTACCGTGCTCTTCCAGTCTTGATTCTCAGTTCTGTTTTGTTGATTTTAGCTGTTTATTTTATTAGTCCTTATTCAAAATTAAAGAATATAGAGGTGACGGGGAATAAACAACTGTCCAAAACAGAGGTTCTGGAGGCTTCTAGTATTCAAAAAGAGGACTACACCTTGACAACCTATTTGAGCCAAAAAGCCCATGCTAAGAATATCAAACAGTCAAATTTATGGGTTGAAAAGGCAGAAATAATGTACCGGTTCCCCATTACATTCAAAATTAAAGTGGCAGAATATAAAGTTGTCGCTTATGATTATTCTGGAGAGCAATATTTTCCAGTATTATCTAGCGGAGAAGAAATTGCTAACCCAGTTACTAAATCACAATTACCTAAAAGTTATATTAGACTTGATTTTTCAGATAAAGCTATGCTTAAGAAATTTGTGCGACAATTAGCAGGTATTTCCGATACGATCAAATCGGAAATTCAAACAGTTCAGCATACACCAAGTAAAGCGACCGAGGATTTGTTGACTCTCATGATGACAGATGGAAATAAAATTATAGTTCCTCTGTCAGAAGTGGCCAAAAAGCTACCTTATTATGAAAAAATTAAACCACAATTAACCGAAGCAAGTATTGTGGATATGGAAGCAGGGATATTTAGCTATCGAATTAGCTAA
- the ftsA gene encoding cell division protein FtsA — translation MARDGFFTGLDIGTSSIKVLVAEHVNNELNVIGVSNAKSAGVKDGIIVDIEAAASAIKSAISQAEEKAGISIKLVNVGLPANLLQIEATQGMIPVTSETKEITDADVENVVRSALTKSMTPDREVITFIPEEFIVDGFQGIRDPRGMMGIRLEMRGLLYTGPRTILHNLRKTVERAGVQVENIIISPLAMTKSVLNEGEREFGATVIDMGGGQTTAASVRNQELQFTNIYQEGGEYVTKDISKVLKTSKKLAESLKFNYGEAYVPAASNESFQVEVIGEVEPVEVTERYLAEIISARVKHIFEQIKQDLERRHLLELPGGIVIIGGGAILPGVVELAQEVFGVPVKLYVPNQIGIRNPAFAHVISLSEYAGNLSEVDVLAQAAVHGDELLRHQPVEFSRSTQQSQSFNPLQRFTQPQQPTAALVDEAVEEVERPEPLPTQSQQPKEKLTDRVRNLLGNMFD, via the coding sequence ATGGCTAGAGATGGCTTTTTTACAGGATTAGATATCGGAACAAGCTCCATTAAGGTCTTGGTAGCAGAACACGTAAACAATGAATTAAATGTAATTGGGGTTAGTAACGCCAAAAGTGCTGGTGTCAAAGATGGTATCATTGTAGATATCGAAGCAGCAGCAAGTGCTATAAAGTCTGCAATTTCACAAGCAGAGGAAAAAGCAGGGATTTCAATTAAGTTGGTGAATGTTGGTTTGCCTGCTAACTTGTTACAGATTGAAGCAACACAGGGTATGATTCCTGTGACAAGTGAAACGAAAGAAATTACAGATGCAGATGTTGAAAATGTTGTACGATCTGCTTTGACAAAAAGTATGACTCCAGACCGGGAAGTTATTACCTTTATTCCAGAGGAATTCATCGTAGATGGTTTCCAAGGAATTCGTGATCCTCGCGGAATGATGGGAATTCGTTTAGAAATGCGTGGCCTTCTATATACAGGTCCACGTACTATTCTTCATAATTTGAGAAAAACGGTTGAGCGTGCAGGAGTTCAAGTTGAAAACATTATCATTTCTCCGCTCGCTATGACAAAATCCGTTCTGAATGAAGGAGAGCGTGAGTTTGGTGCAACTGTCATTGATATGGGGGGCGGCCAAACAACTGCAGCTTCTGTTCGCAATCAAGAATTACAATTTACCAATATCTATCAAGAAGGTGGCGAATATGTTACAAAAGACATCTCTAAGGTTTTAAAAACATCTAAGAAGTTGGCAGAAAGCTTGAAGTTTAACTATGGAGAAGCATACGTACCTGCCGCTAGCAATGAGTCTTTCCAAGTGGAAGTAATTGGTGAAGTGGAACCAGTTGAAGTGACAGAGCGTTATTTAGCAGAAATTATTTCAGCGCGTGTTAAACATATCTTTGAACAAATCAAGCAAGATTTAGAGAGAAGGCATTTATTAGAGCTTCCAGGTGGTATTGTTATTATTGGAGGCGGTGCGATTTTGCCGGGCGTGGTTGAATTGGCACAAGAAGTTTTCGGTGTTCCCGTTAAATTATATGTTCCAAATCAAATCGGTATTCGTAATCCAGCGTTTGCCCATGTTATTAGTTTATCAGAGTATGCAGGAAATTTATCTGAAGTGGATGTTCTAGCACAGGCTGCTGTTCATGGTGATGAACTTTTACGGCATCAGCCAGTTGAATTCTCTCGTTCAACACAGCAAAGTCAGTCGTTCAATCCGTTGCAACGCTTTACTCAACCACAACAGCCAACTGCGGCTTTGGTTGATGAGGCAGTAGAAGAAGTTGAACGTCCAGAACCACTTCCAACACAATCTCAACAGCCAAAAGAAAAATTGACAGATCGTGTTCGAAATCTGCTTGGTAATATGTTTGATTAA